One part of the Phragmites australis chromosome 3, lpPhrAust1.1, whole genome shotgun sequence genome encodes these proteins:
- the LOC133910492 gene encoding ubiquitin-like, translating into MQRVGAAVAWLYITARIRHATSLYIHFHFVQRTRARTREGRRREAGKGQVIKIEEIMQVFMKTLTGKTITLEVESGDTVATLKDKIQDKEGAVRYLRRPAVPIFAGTQLEDDHTLADYNIQKESTLQLELPLLSSYV; encoded by the exons ATGCAGCGGGTGGGTGCGGCCGTCGCGTGGCTATATATCACCGCGCGCATCCGCCACGCCACCTCGCTCTACATTCACTTCCACTTCGTCCAACGAACCAGAGCAAGAACTCGGGAGGGAAGGAGAAGGGAAGCAGGGAAAGGGCAGGTGATCAAGATCGAGGAGATAATGCAGGTCTTCATGAAGACGCTGACGGGGAAGACCATCACACTCGAGGTCGAGAGCGGCGACACCGTCGCCACTCTCAAGGACAAGATCCAGGACAAGGAAGGTGCGGTGCG GTATCTCCGCCGACCAGCGGTGCCTATCTTCGCAGGGACGCAGCTGGAGGACGACCACACCCTGGCCGACTATAACATCCAGAAGGAGTCCACGCTTCAACTGGAGCTTCCCCTCCTCTCCAGCTACGTCTGA